The DNA sequence CCTAAATTCCTTTGATTGCTTAGCGGCTTTGTATCTTGAGTAAATTGTACGGAGGTGGGATTCAAATGTTCCAGTGAATCTGGGGATAGACTGCCAAAGCCTGCTACCTAAAAGTGTCAGAGGCTTGAGCCTTAAAATGGGAGAGCGAGAAAAATCGAAATTGCAATTTTATCACGATTTTCCGATTATTATCCCACTCTCCACTACTGAAATGTTAGAACCGATATTTTTTATATTGGTAATTCAGGCGGTGAAATTAGTAGGCTTCAGGAGTGCAGAAAACAGTATTACCGATGAAAGTACCGACACCGGCTCCGATTAGGCCAAAGGCTGCATTCCCCCAAATAGCACCTCCAGCAGTGCCTATGATACATTGAGCGACACCATCACCACCGTTAATTTCAGATAAGGTCTTTTCGTCTACTACATCAAATTGTTCTAAAATAAGGTTATTCATAAGTTTACCTCTTCCATTTCATTATTGCTCAGTCAAGATTACCAAAGGCAAAAGGCTGCGAC is a window from the Streptococcus criceti HS-6 genome containing:
- a CDS encoding Blp family class II bacteriocin yields the protein MNNLILEQFDVVDEKTLSEINGGDGVAQCIIGTAGGAIWGNAAFGLIGAGVGTFIGNTVFCTPEAY